A stretch of the Sphingosinithalassobacter tenebrarum genome encodes the following:
- a CDS encoding SURF1 family protein: MPRLPLLPTLIVALAVAAMIALGFWQLDRRTWKLALIEQFSGKLEQPEIAFPRPPVGEQYLFRRASAFCLRPTGWDRRAGHSVDGTTGYRMIAQCATGGGEGPVLLVDMGVTNDPNAQPDWKGGEVHGVIAAAPGSESLIGSALSNEAAPTMLMLVSDTPAPGLEATTPPDPAGLPNNHLAYAVQWFLFAGVAVIIYLLALRRRQRKEETPGEGAAKP; encoded by the coding sequence ATGCCGCGCCTGCCGCTTCTGCCCACGCTGATCGTCGCGCTCGCTGTCGCAGCGATGATCGCGCTGGGTTTCTGGCAGCTGGATCGCCGTACCTGGAAGCTGGCGCTGATCGAACAGTTTTCGGGCAAGCTTGAACAACCCGAAATCGCCTTTCCCCGCCCGCCGGTAGGTGAGCAATATCTGTTTCGCCGCGCCAGCGCCTTCTGCCTGCGCCCGACCGGATGGGATCGGCGCGCGGGGCACAGCGTTGATGGTACCACCGGCTATCGCATGATCGCGCAATGCGCGACCGGCGGCGGCGAAGGCCCAGTGCTGCTGGTCGACATGGGCGTGACCAACGATCCCAACGCTCAGCCCGACTGGAAGGGCGGCGAAGTCCACGGCGTGATCGCCGCCGCGCCGGGCAGCGAATCGCTGATCGGTTCCGCCTTGAGCAACGAAGCGGCCCCGACCATGCTCATGCTCGTTTCCGACACGCCGGCGCCGGGGCTCGAAGCAACGACACCACCGGACCCGGCCGGCCTGCCCAACAACCACCTTGCCTATGCGGTGCAATGGTTCCTGTTCGCGGGCGTCGCGGTGATCATCTATCTGCTCGCGCTGCGCCGGCGACAGCGGAAGGAGGAAACCCCGGGCGAAGGCGCGGCCAAGCCCTAG
- the thrC gene encoding threonine synthase, with amino-acid sequence MRYQSTRGAAPTLGFRDVTLTGLAADGGLYVPESWPAFSTDDIAALRGLSYVETAIRVMAPFVGEDLTEEELRALCTRAYGRFAHAAVTPLVQLDERNWLLELFHGPTLAFKDVALQLLGRFFEKFLTGTDTHLTIVGATSGDTGSAAIDAVAGRTGVDIFMLHPKGRVSDVQRRQMTTVLAPNVHNIAIEGSFDDAQALVKAMFNDPAFSARFRLSAVNSINWARLMAQVVYYFYAAVRLGAPERKVAFSVPTGNFGDVFAGYVAAKMGLPVEKLIVATNVNDILHRALSSGDYSTGTVTPTAAPSMDIQVSSNFERLLFDLAGRDGNAMAGQMRGFESSRAMRLTNAQREGAAALFASDRVEPGHMNEAMRWAASEAGNVIDPHTAIGLAAARRVDLDPAVPVVTLATAHPAKFPDAVERATGSRAPLPGRVGDLFERQERYDVLPGTYAAVTEYIAERAVPKA; translated from the coding sequence ATGCGCTATCAGAGTACCAGAGGCGCCGCGCCCACGCTCGGCTTTCGTGACGTCACGCTGACCGGCCTGGCGGCCGATGGCGGACTCTATGTTCCCGAATCCTGGCCGGCCTTTTCGACCGACGACATCGCCGCGCTGCGCGGGCTGAGCTATGTCGAAACCGCCATTCGCGTGATGGCGCCTTTCGTTGGCGAGGACCTGACCGAGGAAGAGCTGCGCGCCCTGTGCACCCGCGCCTATGGCCGGTTCGCGCACGCCGCCGTCACACCGCTCGTCCAGCTGGATGAACGCAACTGGCTGCTCGAGCTGTTCCACGGCCCCACGCTCGCGTTCAAGGATGTCGCGCTCCAGCTGCTCGGCCGCTTCTTCGAGAAATTCCTCACCGGGACCGACACGCATCTCACCATCGTCGGCGCGACGTCGGGCGATACCGGCAGCGCCGCGATCGACGCCGTGGCGGGCCGGACGGGCGTCGATATCTTCATGCTCCACCCCAAGGGGCGCGTGAGCGACGTCCAGCGCCGCCAGATGACCACCGTCCTCGCCCCCAACGTCCACAACATCGCGATCGAAGGCAGTTTCGACGATGCGCAGGCGCTGGTGAAGGCGATGTTCAACGATCCTGCCTTTTCGGCTCGCTTCCGCCTGTCGGCAGTCAATTCGATCAACTGGGCACGGCTGATGGCGCAGGTGGTCTATTATTTCTACGCCGCCGTCCGGCTGGGCGCGCCCGAGCGCAAAGTGGCCTTCTCGGTCCCGACCGGCAATTTCGGCGACGTTTTCGCGGGCTATGTCGCGGCGAAGATGGGGCTGCCGGTCGAAAAGCTGATCGTCGCGACCAACGTCAACGACATTCTCCACCGCGCGCTTTCGAGCGGCGACTATTCGACCGGCACGGTAACGCCCACGGCCGCGCCGTCGATGGACATTCAGGTGAGCTCCAATTTCGAGCGGCTGCTGTTCGATCTCGCCGGCCGCGACGGCAACGCGATGGCCGGGCAGATGCGCGGTTTCGAATCGAGCCGCGCAATGCGCCTCACCAACGCGCAGCGCGAAGGGGCCGCCGCGCTCTTCGCCAGCGACCGGGTTGAGCCCGGCCATATGAACGAAGCGATGCGCTGGGCCGCGTCCGAAGCAGGCAACGTCATCGATCCGCACACCGCGATCGGTCTCGCCGCCGCGCGCCGCGTCGATCTCGACCCCGCCGTGCCGGTGGTGACGCTGGCGACCGCGCATCCGGCGAAATTCCCCGACGCAGTCGAACGCGCCACCGGCAGCCGCGCGCCGCTGCCGGGCCGCGTCGGTGATCTGTTCGAACGGCAGGAGCGCTATGATGTGCTGCCGGGGACGTATGCGGCAGTGACGGAGTATATCGCGGAACGGGCGGTACCGAAGGCGTGA